The following proteins are encoded in a genomic region of Synechococcus sp. WH 8016:
- the moeB gene encoding molybdopterin-synthase adenylyltransferase MoeB, producing the protein MTEAGGAPQLSGEEKTRYARHITLPEVGVAGQQRLKAGSVLCIGAGGLGSPLLLYLAAAGVGRIGVVDDDLVEPSNLQRQVIHGTGTVGQAKTSSARSRIKDLNPFCRVEEHGVRLSASNALELVSAYDVVVDGTDNFASRYLINDACVLTKRPFVYGSVQRFEGQVSVFNLGSESPDYRDLVPEPPPQGLVPSCADGGVMGVMPGLIGLIQAAEVIKLITGIGTPLDGRLLLVDGLSMRFRELTLRRRPSRAPIEKLIDYQAFCTAGDSISGETSNLMKSISVVELKALLDQNQDLALIDVRNPAEVEVAVIAGSELIPLSTLESDEVIERIQAIAASQTVYVHCKLGGRSAKAVELLASHGIDAVNVEGGIDAWSEQIDPSVPRY; encoded by the coding sequence ATGACTGAAGCGGGGGGTGCTCCTCAGCTAAGTGGAGAGGAGAAGACCAGATATGCCCGCCATATCACCCTCCCCGAAGTGGGCGTTGCCGGACAACAACGCTTAAAAGCAGGCTCGGTGTTGTGCATAGGTGCTGGTGGCCTGGGTTCGCCGCTCCTGCTTTATTTGGCGGCGGCAGGGGTGGGTCGCATCGGGGTTGTGGATGATGACCTTGTTGAGCCCTCCAACCTGCAACGTCAGGTGATCCATGGCACGGGAACGGTGGGCCAGGCCAAAACGTCATCAGCGCGTTCTCGAATAAAAGATCTCAATCCCTTTTGTCGGGTTGAAGAGCATGGCGTCCGCTTGTCGGCCAGCAATGCGCTGGAGCTGGTTTCTGCGTACGACGTGGTGGTGGACGGAACGGATAATTTCGCCAGTCGCTATTTGATTAATGACGCCTGCGTCTTGACCAAGCGACCGTTCGTTTATGGCTCGGTCCAGCGCTTTGAAGGGCAAGTGAGTGTGTTCAATCTTGGGAGTGAATCACCGGATTATCGAGACCTGGTGCCGGAGCCGCCGCCGCAAGGGCTCGTCCCCTCCTGCGCTGATGGAGGAGTGATGGGTGTGATGCCTGGCTTGATTGGCCTGATTCAGGCCGCTGAGGTCATCAAGCTGATCACCGGAATTGGGACCCCCCTTGATGGTCGGTTGCTCTTAGTGGATGGCTTGTCGATGCGGTTTCGCGAGCTCACCTTGCGAAGAAGGCCAAGTCGCGCCCCCATCGAAAAGCTGATTGACTACCAAGCGTTCTGCACGGCCGGAGATTCGATCTCCGGGGAGACATCGAATCTGATGAAAAGCATTTCTGTGGTTGAGCTCAAAGCCCTGTTGGATCAGAACCAAGACTTGGCTTTGATCGATGTGCGCAATCCAGCAGAAGTTGAGGTTGCTGTGATCGCTGGCTCCGAATTGATCCCGTTGTCCACGCTTGAGAGTGATGAGGTGATCGAACGCATCCAGGCCATCGCGGCGAGCCAAACGGTTTATGTGCACTGCAAACTGGGAGGACGTTCGGCTAAGGCGGTAGAGCTTCTTGCCAGCCACGGCATCGATGCGGTCAACGTGGAAGGCGGGATTGATGCCTGGTCAGAGCAGATTGACCCTTCCGTTCCGCGCTATTGA
- the recF gene encoding DNA replication/repair protein RecF: MQGFRNHSNLQLEIKAPRLLVIGSNGVGKSNLLESVELLGSLRSHRASQDGDLIHWDASRALLKATCADQQILELELRRRGGRQAKRNGKPLQRQLDLIGPLRCVGFSALDLHLVRGEPALRRQWLDRVVLQLEPVYADLISRYGRLLRQRAQFWRRGGLSTGMEPQALLESFDSQMALVSTRIHRRRLRALARLEPLAAVWQDRLSEGREQLQLCYTPGSALIGEEQEESWRLAIEQQLRDQRKEEERLGSCRVGPHRDEIEMRINGTAARRFGSSGQQRTLVLALKMAELQLVGELCGEPPLLLLDDVLAELDPTRQLALLEAVGENHQCLVSATHLDAFEGGWLEQSQILEADSLRSQSETR; the protein is encoded by the coding sequence CTGCAGGGCTTTCGCAACCACAGCAACCTGCAGCTGGAGATCAAGGCACCACGCCTCCTGGTGATCGGTAGCAACGGTGTGGGCAAATCAAACCTGCTGGAATCCGTGGAGCTCCTCGGCAGCCTGCGCTCGCACCGAGCCAGCCAGGATGGAGATCTCATCCATTGGGACGCCAGCCGTGCCCTGCTAAAGGCAACCTGCGCAGACCAGCAGATCCTTGAACTGGAGCTGCGTCGCCGTGGCGGCCGCCAAGCCAAGCGCAACGGGAAACCACTGCAACGACAGCTGGACTTGATTGGTCCTCTGCGCTGCGTGGGCTTCAGCGCCCTCGACCTGCATCTCGTGAGAGGCGAGCCCGCCCTGCGCCGCCAGTGGCTCGATCGTGTTGTGCTTCAGCTGGAGCCTGTTTATGCCGATCTCATCAGTCGCTACGGGCGCTTGCTGAGACAGCGGGCCCAATTCTGGCGACGGGGAGGGTTATCCACAGGAATGGAACCGCAAGCGCTCCTCGAAAGCTTTGATAGCCAAATGGCTCTTGTGAGCACACGCATTCATCGCAGGCGTCTGCGAGCCCTTGCCCGACTAGAGCCCCTAGCCGCTGTGTGGCAGGACAGGCTGAGTGAAGGACGGGAGCAACTTCAGCTTTGCTACACCCCTGGCAGTGCCTTGATCGGAGAAGAGCAGGAGGAATCCTGGCGACTGGCGATTGAGCAACAGCTCCGAGACCAACGCAAGGAAGAAGAACGTTTAGGCAGCTGCCGAGTTGGACCTCATCGCGACGAAATCGAAATGCGGATCAATGGAACCGCGGCAAGACGTTTCGGCTCATCTGGCCAACAACGCACCCTGGTGCTGGCCTTGAAGATGGCGGAGTTACAACTGGTCGGAGAACTCTGCGGCGAACCTCCCCTTCTTTTGCTGGATGACGTCTTGGCAGAACTCGACCCCACACGGCAGCTGGCCCTCCTCGAGGCCGTTGGAGAAAACCATCAATGCCTTGTTAGTGCCACCCATCTCGACGCCTTTGAAGGCGGATGGCTTGAGCAGTCGCAGATTCTCGAGGCAGACAGCTTGAGATCACAGTCCGAGACGCGGTAG
- a CDS encoding CAAD domain-containing protein codes for MSEESTTPASESTWTANTSESSTNTETANFSERYSEILGKVNETLDKVDWSQAGRIGKVVGIFAAVIVAQILIKGILDTINLLPVVPGLLELLGVVVVGQWSWKNLTTSEKRTALVNRVQTLRSEYLG; via the coding sequence ATGAGCGAGGAGTCCACCACCCCGGCGAGTGAGTCAACTTGGACCGCTAACACCAGCGAATCATCCACCAACACTGAAACCGCCAACTTTTCTGAGCGCTACAGCGAAATTCTCGGAAAAGTCAACGAGACCTTAGACAAGGTGGATTGGAGCCAAGCCGGTCGTATCGGCAAAGTGGTTGGAATTTTTGCAGCTGTCATCGTTGCCCAAATTCTGATTAAGGGCATTCTCGACACCATCAATCTTCTTCCTGTCGTCCCAGGGCTCCTCGAGCTTCTCGGCGTTGTGGTGGTGGGCCAATGGAGCTGGAAAAATCTCACCACCAGTGAAAAGCGCACCGCTTTGGTGAATCGCGTTCAGACCCTACGTAGCGAATACCTCGGCTAA
- a CDS encoding glutamate decarboxylase: protein MALHQSRHHLRDSEEQALVDAMLSPLPKHHFPGVGREGNSTVQLLKEELLLDGNSKQNLATFCQTYQAQSAMELMALGVDKNLIDKDEYPQTAELESRCVSMMADLWNAPGAAVGCSTIGSSEAAMLGGMAAKWRWRKRREAAGLPTDKPNMVCGSVQICWKKFARYWDIEMRELEMLAGELCISPERVIEAVDENTIFVVPTLGVTYHGLYEDIESISKALDDLQARTGLDVPIHVDAASGGFLAPFCAPDLPLWDFRLERVKSINASGHKFGLAPLGVGWVLWRSQDDLPDELVFHVTYLGGDMPTFQINFSRPAGQVIAQYHEFVRLGREGYRMLHMASHANAQYFAEKLREMDLFKIIHDGAPDQGIPTVVWTLDDNPDHGFNLYDFADRLRMRGWQVPAYPFTGELESTAFQRILVKRDFTRDMADLLLQDIRQAIEHFQKHPITNNLLAAEAASYNHL from the coding sequence GTGGCACTGCATCAATCCCGTCATCATCTCCGTGACAGTGAGGAGCAGGCGTTGGTTGATGCCATGCTCTCTCCTCTGCCGAAACATCACTTTCCTGGAGTAGGGCGGGAAGGAAACTCCACAGTGCAACTTTTAAAAGAAGAGTTGCTCCTCGATGGGAATAGTAAGCAGAACTTAGCCACTTTTTGTCAGACTTATCAGGCGCAAAGCGCGATGGAGTTGATGGCTCTGGGAGTGGATAAAAATCTCATCGATAAAGATGAATATCCGCAGACGGCTGAGCTTGAGAGTCGCTGTGTTTCGATGATGGCCGACTTATGGAATGCTCCTGGCGCTGCAGTTGGATGCTCCACCATTGGGAGCAGCGAAGCGGCCATGCTCGGCGGGATGGCCGCGAAGTGGCGTTGGCGAAAGCGTCGCGAGGCGGCTGGCTTGCCAACAGATAAGCCCAACATGGTGTGTGGCAGCGTGCAGATCTGCTGGAAGAAGTTTGCGCGCTATTGGGATATTGAAATGCGTGAATTAGAGATGCTTGCTGGTGAATTATGTATCAGTCCTGAGCGTGTTATCGAGGCTGTGGATGAGAACACGATTTTTGTTGTACCCACGCTTGGGGTGACGTATCACGGCCTTTATGAAGACATTGAGTCCATCAGCAAGGCTTTGGATGACCTTCAGGCTCGGACGGGCCTTGATGTGCCCATTCACGTGGATGCGGCCAGTGGTGGCTTTCTTGCTCCGTTCTGCGCACCGGATCTCCCCCTGTGGGACTTTCGCTTGGAACGCGTGAAATCGATTAATGCTTCAGGTCATAAATTTGGTCTGGCACCCCTGGGCGTGGGCTGGGTTCTCTGGCGTAGTCAGGATGATCTGCCCGATGAGCTGGTCTTTCACGTGACCTATCTGGGTGGAGACATGCCGACATTCCAGATTAATTTTTCAAGGCCGGCAGGTCAGGTGATCGCTCAATATCACGAATTTGTGCGCTTAGGTCGAGAGGGCTATCGCATGCTTCACATGGCCAGTCATGCCAATGCGCAGTACTTCGCCGAAAAATTAAGGGAGATGGACCTTTTCAAAATCATCCATGACGGTGCTCCCGACCAGGGCATTCCCACCGTGGTTTGGACTCTTGATGACAATCCGGATCATGGCTTCAATCTCTATGACTTTGCCGATCGCTTGCGGATGCGTGGCTGGCAGGTGCCTGCCTATCCCTTTACGGGAGAACTGGAATCAACAGCCTTCCAACGAATTTTGGTGAAGCGAGACTTCACTCGCGACATGGCGGACCTGCTTCTGCAAGACATCAGGCAAGCCATTGAACATTTTCAAAAGCACCCGATTACGAACAATCTGCTCGCCGCAGAGGCGGCGTCTTACAACCACCTCTGA
- the larE gene encoding ATP-dependent sacrificial sulfur transferase LarE has product MFRQLEALSELECDVLERLRDFLAAQKHVCVAYSGGVDSSLVAAIAHEQLGDQALAITGVSPSLAPHLLLEARQQAAWLGMRHQEVSTLELEDPSYTSNPQDRCYACKRELHRHLAPIAAEANGALVLDGVNQDDLGDHRPGIAAAKEAGVRSPLAELGITKATVRRLSWALGFPWWDKPAQPCLASRFPYGEAISSERLQRVGQAEAWLIDQDFDQVRVRSHGLAARVEVPEDRIADLLQPSLRRELVKTLLSLGFTSVSVDVEGLVSGKLNRG; this is encoded by the coding sequence ATGTTCCGCCAGCTCGAAGCTTTGTCAGAGCTGGAATGTGACGTCTTGGAGCGGTTGCGTGATTTCTTGGCCGCTCAGAAGCATGTGTGTGTGGCTTACTCAGGTGGTGTTGACAGCAGCCTCGTCGCAGCCATCGCCCATGAGCAGCTTGGTGACCAGGCCTTAGCGATTACGGGCGTTTCGCCCTCCCTCGCTCCCCATCTCCTGTTGGAAGCGCGCCAGCAGGCGGCCTGGCTTGGGATGCGGCACCAGGAGGTCTCCACCCTTGAGCTTGAGGATCCGAGTTACACCAGTAACCCGCAGGATCGTTGCTATGCCTGCAAGCGAGAGCTGCATCGTCATCTGGCTCCGATTGCTGCGGAAGCCAACGGCGCCCTCGTGCTTGATGGGGTGAATCAGGACGATCTGGGAGATCATCGTCCGGGGATTGCGGCGGCGAAGGAAGCCGGTGTTCGCTCTCCTCTGGCTGAACTTGGGATCACAAAGGCGACTGTCCGACGCTTGTCTTGGGCTCTTGGTTTTCCTTGGTGGGATAAGCCTGCGCAGCCTTGCCTGGCCTCCCGTTTCCCCTACGGAGAAGCCATCAGCAGTGAGCGTCTCCAGCGGGTTGGGCAGGCTGAGGCCTGGCTGATTGACCAGGACTTCGATCAGGTTCGGGTCCGTAGTCACGGACTCGCCGCGCGTGTGGAGGTTCCCGAGGACCGCATTGCCGATTTGTTGCAGCCTTCGCTGCGGCGTGAGCTCGTGAAAACCCTTCTCAGTCTTGGCTTCACCTCGGTGAGTGTGGATGTGGAAGGGCTTGTGAGCGGCAAGCTCAATCGCGGCTAG
- the ppc gene encoding phosphoenolpyruvate carboxylase yields the protein MIMTPSDSGFPSMHSSSALIPESTQPRADGHETGGGQLLQQRLALVEDLWQTVLRSECPPEQAERLLRMKQLSDPVLPGEHPAGTDALIDLIKEMDLAEAIAAARAFSLYFQLVNILEQRIEEDTYLESINRSQDQAEHVDPFAPPLATQTEPATFRELFERLRRLNVPPAKLEALLQELDIRLVFTAHPTEIVRHTVRHKQRRVASLLQQLETQPLTPSGATDSVRLQLEEEIRLWWRTDELHQFKPSVLDEVDYALHYFQQVLFNAMPQLRRRIVASLAASYPDVRVPSSSFCTFGSWVGSDRDGNPSVTTEITWRTACYQRQLMLDRYVSAVQHLRNQLSISMQWSQVSAPLLESLEMDRLRFPDVYEERATRYRLEPYRLKLSFVLERLRLTQLRNQQLADAGWRTPPEGLPSCAPGNTPGDALHYGSIAEFSSELELIRTSLVNTDLSCEPLDTLLTQVHIFGFSLAGLDIRQESTRHSDALDELSRYINPDRAYGEMDEAERVAWLMEELQTRRPLIPPAVSWSAATAETVDVFRMLHRLQDEFGSRICGTYVISMSHSVSDLLEVLLLAKEAGLVDPSARHADLLVVPLFETVEDLQRAPEVMEQLFQTPLYRDLLPQVGTQGLLLQELMLGYSDSNKDSGFLSSNWEIHQAQIALQDLASRQGIALRLFHGRGGSVGRGGGPAYQAILAQPSGTLQGRIKITEQGEVLASKYSLPELALYNLETVTTAVIQNSLVTNQLDATPSWNELMSRLAKSSRRHYRALVHDNPDLVAFFQQVTPIEEISKLQISSRPARRKTGARDLSSLRAIPWVFGWTQSRFLLPSWFGVGSALSEELEADPDQLTLLRTLHQRWPFFRMLISKVEMTLSKVDLDLARHYVTSLGSAEHHDAFEKIYATVADEYARTKGLVLAITGQERLLDADPALQLSVDLRNRTIVPLGFLQVALLRRLRDQNRQPPMSESPSSDGDGRTYSRSELLRGALLTINGIAAGMRNTG from the coding sequence ATGATCATGACTCCATCTGATAGCGGTTTCCCATCGATGCATTCGTCCTCAGCCCTGATTCCTGAGAGCACACAGCCCAGGGCTGATGGCCACGAAACAGGCGGTGGACAGCTCCTGCAGCAACGGCTTGCTCTTGTTGAAGACCTGTGGCAAACCGTTCTGCGCAGCGAATGTCCACCGGAGCAGGCCGAGCGACTGCTGCGCATGAAGCAGCTCAGTGATCCGGTGCTTCCTGGTGAACATCCAGCGGGAACCGATGCACTGATCGATCTGATCAAGGAGATGGATCTTGCCGAGGCCATCGCTGCGGCAAGAGCGTTCTCGTTGTATTTCCAACTCGTCAACATCCTCGAACAACGCATCGAAGAGGACACCTATCTCGAGAGCATTAATCGATCCCAGGACCAGGCAGAGCATGTCGATCCATTTGCTCCGCCTCTGGCCACCCAGACCGAACCAGCAACGTTTCGAGAATTATTTGAGCGCCTCAGACGTCTCAACGTTCCCCCAGCCAAGCTTGAGGCCCTGCTCCAAGAACTCGATATCCGTTTGGTCTTCACAGCCCACCCCACGGAAATCGTGCGCCATACCGTGCGCCACAAACAGCGACGCGTTGCCAGTCTCCTCCAGCAACTTGAGACGCAGCCGCTGACACCCTCAGGGGCAACGGACAGCGTGCGACTGCAGCTGGAAGAAGAGATCCGGCTTTGGTGGCGAACCGATGAGCTCCATCAGTTCAAGCCATCGGTTTTGGATGAAGTGGACTACGCCCTTCATTACTTCCAACAGGTTCTGTTCAATGCCATGCCGCAGCTGCGGCGGCGGATCGTCGCGTCCCTTGCGGCGAGCTATCCAGACGTCAGGGTTCCTTCGTCATCGTTTTGCACGTTTGGATCGTGGGTGGGGTCCGACCGGGATGGAAACCCCTCCGTCACCACTGAAATCACCTGGCGTACAGCCTGTTATCAGCGCCAGTTAATGCTTGACCGGTACGTGAGCGCCGTTCAACACCTTCGCAATCAACTCAGCATTTCCATGCAATGGAGCCAGGTGAGTGCTCCCCTGCTCGAATCGTTGGAAATGGACCGACTGCGCTTCCCAGACGTTTACGAGGAGCGCGCCACCCGATACCGGCTTGAGCCCTATCGGCTCAAGCTCAGCTTCGTGCTGGAGCGCCTGCGACTCACGCAATTGCGCAACCAGCAACTGGCTGATGCTGGCTGGCGAACCCCGCCTGAAGGATTGCCATCTTGTGCTCCAGGAAACACCCCAGGTGATGCTCTGCACTACGGCTCCATCGCTGAGTTCAGCAGCGAACTGGAACTGATCCGCACCAGTTTGGTTAACACAGATCTGAGCTGTGAACCCCTCGACACACTGCTCACCCAAGTGCACATCTTTGGGTTTTCACTCGCAGGTCTCGACATCCGGCAAGAGAGCACGCGACACAGTGATGCCCTTGACGAACTGAGCCGGTACATCAATCCCGATCGTGCTTACGGAGAGATGGACGAAGCAGAGCGTGTGGCCTGGTTGATGGAGGAATTGCAAACGCGTCGTCCCTTGATTCCTCCGGCGGTTAGCTGGTCCGCAGCCACAGCTGAAACGGTGGATGTGTTCCGGATGCTGCACCGTTTGCAGGATGAATTCGGCAGCCGTATTTGCGGCACCTACGTGATCTCGATGAGTCACAGCGTCTCCGATTTGCTCGAGGTGCTGCTGCTCGCCAAAGAAGCGGGATTGGTGGATCCTTCGGCCCGCCATGCCGACCTGCTTGTTGTTCCACTGTTCGAGACCGTGGAGGATCTACAAAGGGCCCCTGAGGTGATGGAGCAACTGTTCCAGACCCCGCTCTATCGAGATTTGCTGCCCCAGGTCGGCACCCAGGGGCTGCTTCTGCAGGAGCTCATGCTCGGGTACTCCGATAGCAATAAGGATTCGGGATTCCTCTCCAGCAACTGGGAAATCCATCAAGCCCAAATTGCCTTGCAAGATTTGGCCTCTCGTCAGGGCATTGCCCTGCGTCTATTCCACGGGCGTGGTGGCTCTGTAGGACGTGGTGGAGGCCCGGCCTACCAAGCGATCTTGGCTCAGCCCAGCGGGACCCTGCAGGGACGCATCAAGATCACGGAGCAGGGCGAAGTTCTGGCCTCGAAGTACAGCCTGCCGGAGCTGGCTCTGTACAACCTTGAGACCGTGACCACCGCGGTGATCCAAAACAGCCTGGTGACCAACCAACTCGATGCGACACCGAGCTGGAATGAATTGATGTCCAGGCTCGCCAAAAGCTCTCGCCGCCATTACCGAGCCTTGGTGCACGACAACCCTGATCTAGTGGCCTTTTTTCAACAGGTCACGCCCATTGAAGAAATCAGCAAACTGCAGATTTCCAGTCGCCCCGCACGCAGGAAAACAGGCGCCCGAGACCTTTCCAGCCTGAGGGCTATTCCCTGGGTGTTCGGCTGGACCCAGAGCCGCTTCTTGCTTCCCAGCTGGTTTGGGGTGGGTTCAGCCCTGAGTGAAGAGCTTGAGGCGGATCCAGACCAACTCACCTTGTTGCGCACCTTGCATCAGCGCTGGCCTTTCTTCCGCATGCTGATCTCCAAAGTGGAGATGACTCTCTCCAAGGTGGATCTCGATTTAGCGCGTCATTACGTGACCAGTTTGGGCAGTGCCGAACACCATGATGCGTTTGAGAAGATTTACGCCACGGTGGCCGATGAATACGCCCGAACCAAGGGGCTTGTGTTGGCCATCACAGGCCAAGAGAGACTTCTTGATGCCGATCCAGCCCTACAGCTCTCGGTTGACCTACGCAATCGCACGATCGTTCCGCTTGGTTTTCTGCAAGTGGCGTTGTTGCGCCGCCTGAGAGATCAAAACCGTCAACCACCGATGAGTGAATCGCCCAGCAGCGATGGAGACGGGCGCACCTACAGCCGCAGTGAGCTCCTGCGAGGTGCGCTTCTCACCATCAACGGAATCGCAGCAGGCATGCGCAATACAGGCTGA
- the speD gene encoding adenosylmethionine decarboxylase — translation MEQSLFSLHPNPGWATKESATDLSSDATTRSATDTSATDMVGKHCILELYDCDPSKLDDETFLRHTITTAAQRAGATLLNLITHRFEPQGVTGLALLAESHISIHTWPENGYAAVDVFTCGDHTMPEKACEVLCEDLGAGRHALRSFLRETPAALGTTERMPAVPIAA, via the coding sequence ATGGAGCAGTCCTTGTTCAGCCTGCATCCCAACCCGGGATGGGCGACGAAAGAGAGCGCTACAGACCTCAGCTCCGACGCGACCACGCGCAGTGCCACCGACACCAGTGCAACCGACATGGTTGGCAAACACTGCATTCTCGAGCTCTACGACTGCGATCCTTCAAAGCTCGACGACGAAACTTTTCTCAGACACACCATCACGACAGCAGCCCAGCGTGCTGGTGCAACTCTGCTCAACCTGATCACCCACCGCTTCGAACCCCAAGGGGTGACAGGTCTGGCACTCCTGGCTGAATCCCACATCTCCATTCACACCTGGCCTGAAAACGGATACGCGGCCGTGGATGTTTTTACCTGTGGTGACCACACCATGCCGGAGAAAGCCTGTGAGGTGCTGTGCGAAGACCTAGGGGCTGGTCGTCACGCCCTACGCAGCTTCTTACGGGAAACACCGGCAGCGCTTGGAACAACCGAGCGCATGCCGGCCGTTCCGATCGCTGCCTGA
- a CDS encoding M67 family metallopeptidase produces the protein MVLRHDLLAPAPAEGCALLLGEEHGLADSASDDWCVQLIWPCRNMVGRQEKDRFELDPREQIAAQRWARSRSLKVLGSAHSHPGASVVPSRRDRLWAGSSGLMLIMGNNHALAAWWLEVEAPHCALADVHPLPIRVMGETPLTSLPGDPGIRHD, from the coding sequence ATGGTTCTCCGTCACGATCTTCTGGCTCCCGCACCTGCAGAAGGCTGTGCTCTGTTGCTCGGAGAGGAGCATGGCTTGGCGGATTCAGCCTCGGACGATTGGTGCGTGCAGTTGATCTGGCCTTGCCGAAACATGGTGGGTCGTCAAGAAAAAGATCGTTTTGAGCTCGACCCCCGTGAGCAAATTGCCGCGCAACGTTGGGCGCGATCGCGCTCATTAAAAGTGCTTGGGAGTGCCCATTCCCATCCGGGAGCTTCGGTGGTGCCTAGTCGAAGAGATCGTCTTTGGGCTGGGAGCTCAGGATTGATGCTGATCATGGGAAACAACCATGCCCTTGCGGCTTGGTGGCTGGAGGTCGAGGCTCCCCATTGCGCTCTCGCCGACGTTCATCCTCTGCCGATTCGGGTCATGGGGGAGACTCCTCTGACGTCCCTTCCAGGAGATCCTGGGATTCGCCATGACTGA
- a CDS encoding cob(I)yrinic acid a,c-diamide adenosyltransferase yields MDAVSSNTSQANRARSNRGVGIVTAADSRERSLGQLHVYDGEGKGKSQAALGVVLRTIGLGICEQRRTRVLLLRFLKGPGRAYDEDAAIEALQQGFPHLIDQVRTGRGDYFSVDEVKRFDRQEAQRGWDIAKGAIASALYSVVVLDELNPVLDLGLLETEDVIRSLKSRPEGMEIIVTGRGAPRRLVEIADLHSEMRAHRRPEVDNNAALSFVTAGGIEIYTGEGKGKSTSALGKALQAIGRGISQDKSHRVLILQWLKGGSGYTEDAAIAALRESYPHLVDHLRSGRDAIVWRGQQQPIDYVEAERAWEIARAAIASGLYKTVILDELNPTVDLELLPVEPIVQALLRKPTETEVIITGRCKHQPAYFDLASVHSEMVCHKHYAEQGVDLKRGVDY; encoded by the coding sequence ATGGATGCAGTCTCATCCAATACGTCTCAAGCCAACCGTGCTCGCAGCAATCGCGGCGTTGGAATCGTCACCGCTGCTGACAGCCGTGAGCGGAGCCTCGGTCAACTCCACGTGTATGACGGCGAGGGCAAAGGCAAAAGCCAAGCAGCCTTAGGCGTTGTCCTCCGAACGATTGGGCTCGGGATCTGCGAGCAAAGGCGCACCAGAGTTCTGCTGCTTCGATTCTTAAAAGGTCCAGGTCGGGCTTACGACGAAGACGCCGCGATCGAAGCTCTGCAACAGGGCTTCCCCCACTTGATCGATCAGGTGCGAACCGGTCGGGGAGACTATTTTAGTGTGGACGAGGTCAAACGCTTCGACCGACAGGAAGCTCAACGGGGTTGGGACATCGCCAAAGGCGCCATTGCGAGCGCTTTGTACTCCGTGGTGGTTCTCGATGAACTGAATCCAGTCTTGGATCTTGGCCTCCTCGAAACCGAAGATGTGATCCGGTCGCTGAAGAGCAGACCGGAAGGGATGGAAATCATCGTCACCGGACGTGGAGCTCCACGCCGGTTGGTAGAGATCGCCGATCTGCACTCTGAGATGCGCGCGCACCGACGCCCCGAGGTGGACAACAACGCCGCGCTGTCGTTTGTCACAGCAGGCGGCATCGAGATTTATACCGGTGAAGGAAAGGGGAAATCCACCAGTGCCCTTGGGAAAGCCCTGCAAGCGATCGGCAGAGGCATCAGCCAGGACAAAAGCCATCGCGTTCTGATCCTCCAATGGCTCAAAGGTGGAAGTGGGTACACCGAAGATGCGGCGATCGCAGCCTTGCGTGAGAGTTATCCCCACTTAGTGGATCACCTCCGTTCAGGGCGTGATGCCATCGTTTGGCGAGGCCAGCAACAACCCATCGACTACGTGGAAGCGGAACGGGCCTGGGAAATCGCCAGGGCTGCGATCGCGAGCGGGCTGTACAAAACCGTGATCCTTGATGAGTTAAATCCCACCGTGGATCTCGAACTTCTTCCGGTTGAGCCGATCGTTCAGGCCTTGCTCCGTAAGCCAACAGAGACGGAAGTGATCATTACCGGCCGGTGCAAACATCAGCCCGCCTATTTCGACCTTGCGAGCGTTCATTCAGAGATGGTGTGCCATAAGCATTACGCCGAGCAGGGCGTTGATCTCAAGCGCGGTGTCGATTACTAA